From the genome of Hemiscyllium ocellatum isolate sHemOce1 chromosome 11, sHemOce1.pat.X.cur, whole genome shotgun sequence:
tcaaatcccatcatggcagatagtgaagcttgaattcaataagaaaatctggaattaagagtccagtgatgaatatgaaaccattgtcaattttcGGGAAAATCCCATCAGGTTCCCTATGGCCTTTGggcaaggaaactgccatcctcacctggtcaggCCTttgtgtgactccaggcccacagcaatctGATTCTTAATTCCCCTCTGCtcactggccttgccagtgatacccatatcctgtgaatgaggTTAATTAAAAAGAAGGCAGTTATAGAGGGATGCTTTTCTGACTGAAGGTTTGCGACCAGTGATGTTCAGCAAAGATACGTGTTGAGATTTCTTTTGTTTGTAAtgtatacaaatgatttgaatgaaaatgtagatgatctaattagtaagtttgcagtgacATTAAaatttgtcaaaggatacagcgggatatagatcagctggtaatttgggcagagaaatggcagatgaaatttaatccaggtaaatgtgaggtgatgcactttgggcgGTTAAATGCAAGATTAAAGTATACAGTATATGACAGCACTGTTAAGAGCATTGATATACAAGTCCATAacttcctgaaagtggcaacacaaatgaATAAGTTGGTAAGGAAGGCACATGGCATGcgtgccttcattggtcaaagcattgagtataaaaattggcaagtcatgttgcagctgcattaAGCTTTAGTTGGGCCATATTTGgtgtttgtgtgcagttctggtcacacacTGTAGGAGAGATGTGGAAgctgtggagagagtgcaaaataggcttaccaggatgttgcctggattggagtgtgttaggagagtttggacaaactttgattgtattcgttagagtatcggaggctgaggggtgacctgaaagaagtagataaaattatgagaggcatagacaggtgaatagtcagtctttttcccacggtggaaatgtcaaatttaggggccataggtttaaggtgagagggaaagttgGAAAggccgagttggactgaaggttctgtttccatgctgtacatctctgtgactctatgaaattTGCAAAGCAGttgtttacacagaaggtggtaagtgATTGGGATGCGCTGTTAGGGAAAGTGGTAGAAGCAGCAATGACAGTGACCTATAAGAGGCAGTTACAcgatacatgaacaggcaggtCATAgtgggatacagaccatgtggAAGCAAATGATTAGAATAGTCGTGGTCAGTGTAGACAtggtgagctgaaggacctgttcctgtgccatACTGTTCAATGTTTTCTGTGTTCTAGTTCACTGTAAAATCATGTTCAGAATGTGCAACAGAGGGAAACAAAGATAAAATTGAGAGATAGAGAAATGAAAAGTTATATTTGTATTTGTATTATTAACTTTAACTTTTACAAAAAATCCACATTACCGTTTGAAGTAATTGTATTCTAAAATGTAAAAAGGTAGTTTTCAGTGTGGGAGAGGTTGCTTGACAATATTTGAgagttataatgtttaaacaaTTACTTATTCCTGAATGCACAGTCCTAATATTTTCTGAGATGCTTTCTGCCTAATTTGTCCATCCATAATACAACTTCCCACTTTAAGGGCAAGATACTAGTGTATTTTGTGACTAAGAAGGATGTATCAGgcaacaatttcaacatttaccaGCACATATGGACTTTGGATGTCATTGTCTGATTTAATCCTTAATAACAGAGCACTGCTGGTCTCACTGTTATTCTTAGCTTAAGGTGAAGAGCGATAATGTTCATATGAAAGAAACTTAGGCTGGGAATTTCTTTGGAGCTGCTCTGCTATGTGGCTCTTAATTCTCTGGAAGTAGTGTATAAAGGTAAATCAGGTTTCCCCATATTTCTGGTAAAACTCTGGCAGCAGATGAAAGACAACAGTGACTATAAAGTTGCTGTTGCAAATATAAATGAAAGTTAACTAATAATTTATATAAAATGGATTGATTCTGCTTTTGCTGATTAAACTGAttgatgttttgttttaaataacaGAATTCAACAGAAGGAGTCATGTGCCTGTCCCCTTCACCCAGCTACAACAGTAGTTCTGTATTTTGCAGCCTCCGAAAATATGCATTGGGATTCCAGCATGCAATCCATGCAATTACCGGAAATTTTCCTGATACCATCAGTCAGAGTACAGAGCACATTTCCACTAATGAGACTTGTTTTCCTGATGTCGATACTCAGAGAATAGAAGTGCCTGCTGTTGATGGCAATATGTGCCCTCGTCATAATTCTTTTCCTGAGGTTGATAATCCACACCTGCCCAGTATTCACCTTCCAATATCAGAGCAGTTGTGTTATCAGATGCCAATTTCTCAAAGGCCTTCTAGTCCTCTACATTCTTCAGTATCTAGTCTTTCAGAGGATACCCAATTGCCAAATACAATAACAGACATAGCTATGGAATATCCTTCTGATGTTCCATGGGCCAATAAATCTCAGTTTTTAGACCTTCTTTCCAATTTTGCAGAGGCTATGTCAACTGAAATACTCAGCACAGTTATTGAGGATAGTCCTGATAGAAACAGATCTACAGTGGAGCAGCCAGAGGTTTCGACACCCACAGAAGACCAACTTTCATCAGATGTATTTTCACATGATAATATCCAGCATGCCCAATTGTATGATACTTTTGCAGGTATTGACGAATTTCCCAAATCATCTCAAGATGATTTAAGTACAAGTAGAGAAAAAGGATCTGAGGAAAGCCTTGACCTAGATGCTCTACATTGTGGCCTGGCCCATCTGGCAAGCAGGGAGACTTCCAGTGTTATTGAGAAGTCCCTTCAGGAAGTTGAGCATCAAACGGAAGAGAGCTTAGCTGACCACATTTCAAAATCAATAAAAGCAGATTCCTCTGAAGAAGCAAATGTTGCAGTACTTCCTGTTGTGGAAAATTATGCATTCAGATTGACCAATGATGTAATTTTTGACAGCACCAAAGAAGCAAGCTTAGAAAGGGTGACGACACAAAATAAACTACAGCAAGTTGAAGGAGAAAGCGTGAACGCACACCCTGCTTCTATTGAATCACATAACAATAACAAGCTTTCAGATATGTCGCAATCTGACATTCTTACACATGAAATTAACCATCTTACACACAAGGAAGTCAGTTCATTGTGTACTGGAGTAAGACCATTGGTACAAGGTGAACAAGTTGAAACTTTCACCCAAGTATCACAACAATATCTGGATGGCTGTTCTCCAGACAGGGAAAGGCATTTATCAATGACAGACAAAGAAAGAGCTGTTGATCATGATTATGAGAAACAAATGTTTGATAAACTTGGACTCACCAAGAAGGGTTCACTGGATTATCCCGATGCACCTCCACCTACACCACTGAGGCCACAGCTGAGTAGCAGTCAAAGGAGTTTCACTAGAAAGCTCAAGGGAGGTTTGGCAAAAGAATTCCTTCCTTCACCACCTCCACCAACCCCAAAGGAAAACGTCAATTTTTGTTTGTCTGAAGAGGATCGAGAAACTGAGgaaaagacagaatttatgaGAAAGTTAATCCGATCCTTGTCTCAAGAGTTCAATGGAAAAGACACCACTGGAATTTCTGAGGAACCTGAAGAGGAGAATTTGGAACTGATGTCTCTGGCTCCAAAAAATGAACCAACACAGAATTCTCGCAGTGATGGAGAAACTGTCCAAGACTATTTTAGTCATTTGATGTCAGGTATTGTTTTTTCTTCTGCACAAGTAATTTGCAGCATTATGGGTGAAAGTATTGATCTTAAAGCACCCAAACATCAGCACTGTGATAGTGTTACATGTAGTGATGAATATCAACCAAATATCCAGACATCAGAGGAACCAAACCCACTTTTTCCTGTTCCAGTTATTCCAGAAACAGAAAAGAATCCAAATGAACACATTGAGAATAAACACGGAGACAATTTTCCAGAAAGCATGGAAAGCCTGTTAGGGGACTATGCTGATATGTTAGCACAGAAAATTATCAATGTGGTTATTAACTTTCTGAATCAAATTGACCTACATGACCATGGAGAACAAAACATGAATGGAAAAAGTGAAATGTCATTTGAAGATGGAAAGCAAGATTGTCGGCATTCAGATTACATTAAGCAGATAAATTCCATGTCAGAGGAGTGGGTAAAAGGGATAATACAATCTGCCCTACAAGTATTTATTACTCAATATCGATTGCAAAAGGACAGCTATACCAACCCTGAGACTGTGCATTCATCAGAACAATTGCAGAATACAGATTCAGCCAGAAGCGTTGACATTAAGGACAGTACAGAAGATCACCATATCAAAATGTCAGTGGAAACAATTAATTCTGAAGCAAACAGTGAGGATGAGGGTCTACACAGTCACCTTGCTTTTACTGAAGAGCAAAATCCAGTTACTGAAGGTTTAGGATGTGGAATTGGTATTGGAATCAGACCAAGCCCTGGTGAAGGAACAAATGACGACAATAACAATTACAATCCATACCCATATAAGCAGACACAGACAGATGTGACAACTGAAGAGCTCACTGGAAAGAACCAAAATTGCTTTGCTCaagcagaaacaaaaatgaaCTTATTTGAACAAAAGGAGAATGATTTTTTAACCCTTCATTCAGAGGCAATTGTTGAAGATAAAGAAACCTCTTCCATCTTAGAATTATCCAAGGTCATATTGAAGGATCCAGACTGCAAACTGGTACATAAAAAATATGCTGAAAACCTAGCAGCAACTATACTTGAGTCCTCCTTGGACGATGCATATAGATGTTCTGGTACTGGAACAGTTAGAGATGAGATGCCAATGTGTTCTCCAAACGCTGAACAGTATAGGAAATGTATTTCGAACAGTCCAGGTGAACAAAGTCCAGAACTCCAACAGAAAATAAGGACAAAAGAATTATTGAAGGAAAGAGAACCAGGTGTTCCCATTGTTGAAAACACTAAATCACAAAGATTAAAtgtagttgaatatacagatgtAACATCGTCAAAACAAGCACAGGAGAATCTGAGTCAGTCCACTGTTATGGCACAGTGCCATGCTGAAGAACAGGAAGGTTGTGAGGAAATGGGGAATGCTACTCCAATTGCTCCAAGGGGAATTGAAATCTCGTTGGTGAACTTTAAGTCTAagtctgctgctgttgatgcACAGGTACAAGCAATGCTGCAGTGGGCAGCAGCAACTCAGCTTAACATCACTAAGATTCATATAAGGACTTCAAGTGATGACTTCGTACAGGTAAGTGTCATTCACTAGGAATTAAGATTTCTTTCCCCGTAAGCTCCCAGTTAACATAATTTGGTTATGACACTACCTTGCCTAATTAGCCCACTTTACAACCATGAATAAAACTACAAAGTAATGCATTGTAATTAATTGTATTTGGTGATGTTAAGATAACATTTTTGATTGGAACCATTTTACTTGAAAAAGATGTGGTACAGACAGCACTGCGGTTTGCTATTTGGACAGCCTGCTTGGTGTTTTCCATTGACCACACGGAAGAACGTCATGTAAATAATTGCCCACTTCCTGTCCCAAGGAATTAATCTATGTCTGATTACAATGCAAATAGATATTCCCCATTACGTTTACCTTCTTACTGGTGGAAATTTCTGAAGATGTCAACAAAATACCATTTGCTTTAAGTTACATCTATCTAATGTTTAACAAGAGATTAAAGATTGTTCATACTTTTAGAAATGTTTCAAAACTTAATGGGAgaacctcagtttaaaattgaaaCTTAACAAGTTGTGGAGAAACTGTGAGGAGGTGTATTTCCCCTGAGTGGTCTGTGATAAATGAATCATGTATTTTGACACTGAACTACACAGATCCAAGAAGGTCCAATCTTTGGACTGTACCGATTTCAACCAAGGTCAACAGCTAAAATTATAATTTGCTTCAATACTACAGAACTCATCCCCTGTTCTGTTTTTGATCAAAATCCAGAGACTTCTATTACAAATATTTACATGGATCAGGCTTAGTTGTGTGTTCCTACTTCAAATAATGTTTTGTCAATCACGTTTTTAACTTCACTTTTGACGAGATACATGTTTTTACTGTGGAACTGTTGGCATGGTTCACTGCTTTCCGAAGGAAGGCTCTGCAGTACTCACACACAACTATGGGGATGGTTTCTGTTTTATTGCAAGCTTCCTACTCATGGCTAATATGTAAGGGGACAGAACCAGGAAGCCTGACCAGACTGGAAATTCTGTCTGGAGAGAATTAAGTCTTTTTCCGATTCCAGATTTAAAATTTACACAATCTCTGTCATATAGGAAGCAAAGTAGCTGTCTCCTCaaatattattttgtttgttcCAACTTCATTTTTACTTCAAGCAACTATCTCTTTTTAGTTGATTTATCTGCAATCTGTTTGCATTTATAAACATAGCTAAATTGTAGTTGTaatggttaaattcaaattatttttgAGATATCTAAATATAATAGAGGGATTCTTTCGATATGGTATGTATCTAGTTAGAGGAGTTAGCACAACACAGTGGAAATTAATTACATATGATTATTTTTAACTAAacacaaataaatattttaaagataTGATGTCATGTCCGTAGGGTGATAAGTTTAATGTTGCAAAGCTAATATTTACCAGCTGTGATTTTTAAGTATAAACATTTGCTTCATTCTTATCATTCCAATATTTCTTTTTGAGGTTGGTTTATATTTTTTAGCTATTCCTTCTCAGTTGGAGAGTGTCTaatgtttgcctttatttaaaaaaagggctGCAAGAAGGAGTCTGAGTATGAATTTTGACCGGAATGTCTGACATCAATGATGTGTATGTTGGAGCAATTctaagagacagaatttacatgcatcTAGAGGCGCaagattaggaatagtcagcatgtccttgtgcatgggaaatcgtgtctctcaaacttgattgggatTTTTAGGACATAAAGGACAGATGAGAGCGGTGCAGTAGaagttgtctatgtggactttagtaaagcatttgacaaggttccacatgatggactgattagtaaagttagatcacatgggattaagGGAGAGCCTGCCAgttggacagaacattggcttgatggtaggagacagaaggtggtggtgcagggttgtttttcagactggaggcctgtgaccagaggtatTCTGCTGGGTCCACTCttgtttgttatttataaaaatggtttggatgagaatataggcggcatggttaataagtttgtggtgacaccaaaattaatgacagtgaagaaggttatctaagattacaaagggccATTGATGAATTGGGCAAATGAGcaaaggtgtggcagatggagtttaatttagataaatatgaggtgttgcattttggtagggcGAACAAAGGCAGAACTTacgcagttaatggtagggccgcggtaagtgttgtagaacagagaaacctGGAGTTTAGGTACATAGTTCAATGAAAGTTGCATCATAGGTAGATAGGGTGgaaaagaaggtgtttggtggatttgccttcattgctcagacctttgaatataggagttgggacacacaggacactggtgaggccacttttggagcactgtgtacagttctggtcactccgCGATAGCTAAGATATTATTGAATTGGTGAGGATTCCAAAGATGTTActggtactggagggtttgagttataagaaaagGCTGGGACATATTTTACTGGAGATtaggtggttgaggggtgaccttagaggtttataaaatcatgaggggtatagataagatgaatagcaaagatttTTCCCTAagattggggagttcaaaactagaaggtataatttttaaagtgacaggagaaagatttaaaagggatctgaggggcatcttattcacacagagggtggttcatatatggaataATCTGCCAGAGAAATGTAGGTACAACATTTCTGctgcacctctccctctctccctgtatcttcAATTTTCTCTTTTATAGCGACTATTAATTGTATTTTAATAATATACTGAAGCTTTCTCTTTGAGATGGAGTCCACTGATATTCGAATATCTGATTTTTCCACAGTTGTTAGATTCCTTGTGGAACTGATGTAGAAGTAAATCTCAAAGCTGGTTCATTTCTTAaaaagtaaatagacaaggtctttctccTGGGGTGGGACAGTCCAATtatggagggcataggttaaggtgagaggggaaaggtttagaaggggcctaaagggcaaccttttcacacagaggatggaatgagctgccagaggaaactgtggaggctggtacatttaagaggcatctggatgggtatatggataggaagggtttagagcgatatgggccaattgctggcaaatgagacttgattaatttaggatatttggttagcatggacgagttcgagtttctgtgctgtacatctctaatgaTCCTAAGATTCTAAGTAGATgagtttaaaaaaacaataaagcTTCTGCCATGTTGTGCAATATGTCTGAATTTCATGTGATGCTTTTATAGTAACACAGCAAAGATTGCAAActcagaaacagaaatagaaaaactTGTCAAAACGGATCATGTACTATTGTCACGATGAACCATGTCATCCATTACCCAATTTACTTCCTAGTTATGATATGATTAAAGGATACAATGTTCCTTGTGACTACATAACGCTGAACCAGTCCCTTTGCGGATTGCACAAAAAACTAGTCTCTTCCAAACCTAAACCTTTACCCAACTTAGAAGGATAAGGGAAACCGATACATGGAAtcccaccacttgcaagttccctgccaagccacacaccatcctgacttggaaatgtatcgctaTTTTGACACAGTCTCACTGTTTCAAAATCCTAGTTTACCTTCCTCCCAGCACTATGGGTGAACTTACACAACGAGG
Proteins encoded in this window:
- the si:dkey-171c9.3 gene encoding uncharacterized protein si:dkey-171c9.3, translated to MEMSDPINWLHSTKKLCQVVIERNEQGIAMRLKEEVTTTYPELHELMESIQLHNLKEDDIILIKGIQQHSEASTDGLQNSTEGVMCLSPSPSYNSSSVFCSLRKYALGFQHAIHAITGNFPDTISQSTEHISTNETCFPDVDTQRIEVPAVDGNMCPRHNSFPEVDNPHLPSIHLPISEQLCYQMPISQRPSSPLHSSVSSLSEDTQLPNTITDIAMEYPSDVPWANKSQFLDLLSNFAEAMSTEILSTVIEDSPDRNRSTVEQPEVSTPTEDQLSSDVFSHDNIQHAQLYDTFAGIDEFPKSSQDDLSTSREKGSEESLDLDALHCGLAHLASRETSSVIEKSLQEVEHQTEESLADHISKSIKADSSEEANVAVLPVVENYAFRLTNDVIFDSTKEASLERVTTQNKLQQVEGESVNAHPASIESHNNNKLSDMSQSDILTHEINHLTHKEVSSLCTGVRPLVQGEQVETFTQVSQQYLDGCSPDRERHLSMTDKERAVDHDYEKQMFDKLGLTKKGSLDYPDAPPPTPLRPQLSSSQRSFTRKLKGGLAKEFLPSPPPPTPKENVNFCLSEEDRETEEKTEFMRKLIRSLSQEFNGKDTTGISEEPEEENLELMSLAPKNEPTQNSRSDGETVQDYFSHLMSGIVFSSAQVICSIMGESIDLKAPKHQHCDSVTCSDEYQPNIQTSEEPNPLFPVPVIPETEKNPNEHIENKHGDNFPESMESLLGDYADMLAQKIINVVINFLNQIDLHDHGEQNMNGKSEMSFEDGKQDCRHSDYIKQINSMSEEWVKGIIQSALQVFITQYRLQKDSYTNPETVHSSEQLQNTDSARSVDIKDSTEDHHIKMSVETINSEANSEDEGLHSHLAFTEEQNPVTEGLGCGIGIGIRPSPGEGTNDDNNNYNPYPYKQTQTDVTTEELTGKNQNCFAQAETKMNLFEQKENDFLTLHSEAIVEDKETSSILELSKVILKDPDCKLVHKKYAENLAATILESSLDDAYRCSGTGTVRDEMPMCSPNAEQYRKCISNSPGEQSPELQQKIRTKELLKEREPGVPIVENTKSQRLNVVEYTDVTSSKQAQENLSQSTVMAQCHAEEQEGCEEMGNATPIAPRGIEISLVNFKSKSAAVDAQVQAMLQWAAATQLNITKIHIRTSSDDFVQFPTLLALAKAEEWAVGRLLHAVLAFYERNQTAVSSTLFDYLLEHLDSLQTPSKQHMTSS